The Onychomys torridus chromosome 4, mOncTor1.1, whole genome shotgun sequence genome includes a window with the following:
- the LOC118583055 gene encoding olfactory receptor 5D13-like, translating to MDSLILSNRIQMQHSRNQSTGILFVFLGFSEYPNLQVPLFLMFLIIYTITVLENIGMILVIRINKKLHTPMYFFLSHLSFIDLCYTTVIAPKLLDLLITEDRSMSLKGCIIQFYFGCTCVVAQTFMLAVMAYDRFVAICNPLLYTVAMSRRLCALLVTGTYLWSGLCATTLTYFLLALSYCRSTIINHFCCEYSAILSAACSDSSFSQLACLLVCMFNEICSLLIIIVSYVVIFVTVIKIPTKGALQKALSTCAPHLTAISFCHGIILLLYCVLKSKSSLLLVKIVTVFYSMVIPMLNPLIYSLRNKDVKETLRKLIHVKILSHS from the coding sequence ATGGACTCTCTGATTCTCTCCAATAGAATCCAAATGCAGCATTCAAGGAATCAGAGTACTGGAATCTTGTTTGTCTTCTTGGGATTCTCAGAGTATCCGAACTTGCAAGTGCCTTTGTTTCTGATGTTTTTGATCATATACACCATCACTGTTTTGGAAAATATAGGTATGATTTTGGTGATCAGGATCAATAAGAAACTTCACActcccatgtactttttcctcaGCCATTTATCCTTCATTGATCTTTGTTACACCACTGTGATTGCACCAAAGCTGTTAGATCTTCTGATAACGGAGGACAGATCTATGTCCTTGAAAGGATGCATAATCCAGTTTTACTTTGGCTGTACTTGTGTGGTGGCCCAAACCTTTATGTTAGCAGTCATGGCCTATGATCGATTTGTAGCCATTTGTAACCCTCTGCTCTACACTGTGGCTATGTCTCGTAGGCTCTGTGCTCTTCTAGTAACTGGAACTTACCTATGGAGTGGGctttgtgccaccacactcacaTATTTTCTTCTGGCACTATCTTACTGTAGATCTACCATCATTAACCACTTTTGCTGTGAGTATTCTGCCATTCTCTCTGCAGCCTGTTCTGATTCTTCCTTCAGCCAATTGGCATGCTTGCTAGTTTGTATGTTCAATGAGATTTGTAGTCTCCTGATCATCATTGTCTCCTATGTTGTCATTTTTGTCACTGTCATCAAGATTCCTACTAAAGGAGCACTCCAAAAAGCCTTGTCCACCTGCGCCCCCCACCTGACGGCCATCTCCTTCTGCCATGGTATCATTCTCCTTCTGTACTGTGTGCTTAAGTCCAAGAGTTCACTGCTCCTGGTTAAGATAGTCACTGTGTTTTATAGCATGGTCATCCCCATGCTAAATCCTCTTATTTACAGCCTAAGAAATAAGGATGTAAAGGAGACTTTGAGAAAGTTAATCCATGTAAAAATCCTTTCTCActcatag